The region TCGCCGCTCTGGCTCTGGCCCTCGCCGTCCTCGCCGCCGGCTGCGGGGACGCCGGTGGGCTGCGTGGTGCCGGGCCGACCGCCACCGCCATCAGCCCCGCCCGGCTCTGGCCGGAGCTGCCCGCCGCCTCCAGCCCCGCCTGGTACTACGGCGAGGCCGAGACCGAGACCGTGAAGGGCGTCACCGCCCCCGGCGACGACATCCACAAGGTCGACCCGGTTGCCGTCGTACGGGCGGAGATCGCCACCCACCCCGACGTGTACACCGCCGACAACTCCCCGTACACCGGGACGGCCGCCGGTATGGCCGCCTGCGGCCGGAAGGGCCGCAGCGGAACCGGCAGAACCGGCGGCAGCGGAACCGGCGCCTGTCCCGTCCTCAGGGCCTACTACCGCGACCTCACCGGCGACGGCCGCGACGACATGGCCCTCGGTTTCCGGCTGCTGCCGGGCAACGGGACGGCCGTACGCGTGTACACCTTCCAGCGGCACAGGCTGGTGCAGATCATGGCCAACGACGACGCCGTGACCGCCGTGGAACTGGCCGGCCGGGCCGTGATCATCCGCTCGCCGTCGCAGATCCCGGGGTACGAGTACCGCACCCAGTGGACCTGGGACGCCGACCAGAAGGCGATGCTGCTCACCCGGGACGAGTTCCTGCGCACCGGCAAACCCAAGCGCACCCACGCTCCCCGTGCATCATCCTCGGCCTCCACCTCCTCCGCCGCCTCCTCCTCGGTCTCCTCGTCCGCGAGTGCCCGATGAGGGTCGCGCTGCCCGGGTGGGCAGGGACCCTCGCCGCCAAGGCCGCGCTGTTCATCACCGGGATGTGCTGCGCGCTCGCCGCCCTGCTCGGCGTCCTCGTGCATGTCTCGGTGACCCATCAGACCGTCGACCAGGCCCGTGACCGCGCCCTGTCGCGGCTCGTGGAGGCCACGGCCGCGTACGAGGCGGGGGACGCCCTCCGGCAGCACGCCGGTATAGATCCCGAGGGGCTGCCGAAGGCGCTGCGGACGCTCGCGGCGGCCGGGGAGCGCGGCACGATGGTCACCGACCACGACGGGGTGCCGACGATGTGGGCGGCCGGCCCGGCGGACGGCGGGCACGCGCTCGCCGTGGCGCTCGACTACTCGCAGAGCGCCCGTACGATCGAGGGCCTCGACCGGGCCATCCTGTGGTCGTCGGGCCTCGCCATCGGCGCGACGCTGCTGGTCGGCGCGTTCGCGGTGACCCGGGTGACCCGCCGGCTGCACGCGACCGCCCAGGTGGCCCGCCGGATCAGCGCCGGCGACCTGGACGCCCGCGTCGGCGACGCCCGTACGCAGGATCCGAGCCGTCCGCCGGACGAGGTCGCCGCCGTCGCCGCCGCGCTCGACACGATGGCCGCCTCGCTGCAGCGCAAACTGCTCAGCGAGCAGCGCTTCACCGCCGACGTGGCCCATGAGCTGCGCACCCCGCTCACCGGGCTGCACGCGGCGGCCGAACTGCTGCCGCCCGGGCGGCCGACCGAGCTGGTCAGGGACCGGGTCGCCGCCCTGCGTACGCTCACCGAGGACCTGCTCGAAATCTCCCGGCTGGACACGGGCAAGGAGCGGCTGGAGGTCGACACCGAGGCGCTCGGCGCCCTCGCGGAACGGGTCGTACGGGTCCTGCGGGCCTCGGGAAACTCGGCGCAGCCGGGAAACTCCGGGAGTTCGGGGACGCCCGCGTCCGACACGGAGATCGTCGTCGTCCGTGACGCCCGCGTCGACACCGACCGGCGTCGGCTCGAACGGGTGCTCGGCAATCTCGTCGCCAACGCCCACCGGCACGGCCGTACGCCCGTGACGCTGACCATCGACGGGCCGGTCGTGACCGTGCGGGACCACGGTGACGGTTACCCGGACTACGTGGTGGAGCACGGGCCGCAGCGGTTCCGTACGGAGGGCGGGGCGACCGGGCACGGCCTTGGGCTGACGATCGCGTTGGGCCAGGCGGAGGTACTGGGCGCCCGGCTCACCTTCACCAACGTGCCCCGGAGCGCGGGCGGGGGCGCTCTGGCGACGCTCACCCTGGCCGAATCGCAGGTATTCGCCACCAACGGCCCAGCGTGACGGGCGCCTTACACGACCGGCTCCTAGCGTGGCGGTTAGTCAGCTCTGTCCGGCCAAAGGAGCCCACATGTCACCGCGGACCACCCTGACCCTCCTCGGCATAACAGCCGCCGCCACCGCACTCTCCCTCGGCGCCGTCACCCCGGCACTCGCGAGCCCCGCCGACGACGACTGGGGCAGCAGCTGGAACCAGAACCAGCAGCAGCAGCCGCCGAACAACCCGAATCAGAACCAGAACAACCCGAACAACAACGACGGCGGCGGGCAGCAACAGCCGAGCAACAGCGGCTGGAACCAGCAGAACAGCAACCAGCAGGGCGGCAACGGCGACTGGGACCAGCACAACAACACCAGCAGCAACGCCGTCCTCTACAAGGGGATCGTCACCGCCAACGGCGGGCTGCGGCTGCGCAGCGCGCCGAATCGCGGCAGCGCCATCATCCGGGTCGTCCCCAAGGGCGCGATCGTCACCATCTTCTGCAAGGTCGGCGGCGAGAACGTCGACGGCAACTCGCTCTGGTACCTCCTCACGGACGGCACCTGGGCCTGGGGCGCCGCCCGCTACATCGACAACATCGGCGCCGCGCCACGCTTCTGCTGACCAATAAGTAGTGAGCTTTGGGTAGATTCCGGACATGACGAAGCCCGGAACCACCGTGGCGGCGGAGTACGAGGAATCCCCGAAGCCCTGGCTCTCGGAGCCCGCCGATCCCTCCGATCCCGCCCCGCGCGTCCCCCGGCGCCGTGGCATCGAGCTGGCCCTCATCGTCGTCGCCGTCCTCCTCTGCGTGTACGGCTACTGCGATGTGGGCCTCGCGAGGAACGGCACCGTCCCGCCCGGCGCCGCCGGCTACGGCGCCGGGCTCGGCGTGCTCGCGCTCCTCGCCCATGTCGCGGTGCGCCGACGCGCCCCCTGCGCCGACCCGCTCCTGCTGCCCATCGGCGTGCTGCTCAACGGCCTCGGCCTGGTCCTCATCCACCGGCTCGACCTGGAGACGCCGGGGCCCCGGGCCGCCCCCGCCCAACTCGTCTGGTCCACGGTCGGCGTGGCGCTGTTCATCGTGGTGGTCGTCCTGCTGCGCGACCACCGGGTCCTCCAGCGGTACGCGTACGTCTGTGTGGCCGCCGCCCTCGTCCTGCTGACCCTCCCGATCTTCTTCCCGTCGGTGAACGGGGCCCGCATCTGGATCCGGATCGCCGGATTCTCCATCCAGCCGGGCGAGTTCGCGAAGGTGCTGCTGGCGGTCTTCTTCGCCGCGTATCTCGCCGCCAACCGGAACGCGCTGGCGTACACCGGCCGCCAGATCTGGCGGCTGCGCCGTCTCCAGCTTCCCACCGGGCGGGTCCTCGGCCCGATCGTGTCGATCTGGCTGATCAGCGTCGGCGTACTGGTGCTGGAGCGCGATCTCGGCACCTCGCTCCTCTTCTTCGGCCTCTTCGTGGTCCTCCTGTACGTCGCCACCGGCCGCACCGGCTGGATCGCGGTCGGTCTGCTGCTGGCCGCGCTGGGCGCCTTCGCCGTCGGCACCCTCGAACCGCACGTCCACAGCCGGGTCGAGGACTGGCTGCACCCGTTCGCGACGATCGAGGCGGGGCAGGGGCCCAACCAGCTCTCCCAGTCGTTGTTCGCGTTCGCGGCGGGCGGCATGCTCGGCACCGGACTGGGTCTCGGCCACTCGGTCCTGATCGGCTTCGCGGCCAAGTCGGACTTCATCCTGGCGACGGCTGGCGAGGAACTCGGGCTGGCCGGCCTCGGCGCGATCGTCATCCTGTACGCCCTGCTGGTGGAGCGCGGCTACCGGGCCGGCCTCTCGCTGCGCGACCCCTTCGGCCGGCTGCTCGCGGTCGGGCTCGCCTCGATCGTGGCGCTCCAGGTGTTCGTGATCGCGGGCGGGGTGTCGGGCCTCATCCCGCTCACCGGTATGGCGATGCCGTTCCTGGCGCAGGGAGGTTCGTCCGTCGTCACCAACTGGATCATCGTGGCGCTGCTGATCCGGATCAGCGACTCCGCCCGCCGCCGGCACAAAGACGACGACGGGCGGCCCACACCATGACGAGGCAGCCCGAACTGGCGAGAAAACCACGGCAGATGACTCGCTGCATCAAACACGCCGCCCTCTTCTGCGCCCTGCTGCTCCTGGCCCTTCTCGTCAACGTCACCCGCGTGCAGGTCGTCCAGGCCCAGCGCTACGACGACAACCCGGCCAACCGCCGCCAGGTGATCGCCCGTTACGGCCAGCCGCGCGGGACCATCCTGGTCGGCGGCCGGCCGGTCACCGGGTCCATCGACACCGGGGAGCAGCTCCGCTACGAACGGACGTACAAGAACGGCCCGTTGTACGCGCCGGTCACCGGCTTCGCCTCCCAGGTGTACGGCACGACGTTCCTGGAGCACGCGGAGGACGGCGTCCTGGCGGGCACCGATCCGCTGCTCTCCCCGTTCCCGCTGTGGAACGACGTGACGCGGGCGCGGAATCCCGGCGGCAAGGTGGTGACGACCATCGACCCGGCAGCCCAGCAGGCCGCCTTCCAGGGTCTCGCCGGGCACAAGGGTGCGGTGGCGGCCGTGGAGCCGTCGACCGGGCGCATCCTCGCTCTGGTCTCCGCGCCGTCGTACGACCCCGCGGTACTGTCCGGCAACAGACGTTCCGTGGAACGGAGTTGGCGGCGGCTGAACGGTGATCCCGACAAGCCGATGCTCAACCGGGCGGCACGGCAGACGTATCCGCCGGGTTCGACGTTCAAGGTGGTCACGGCGGCGGCGGCGCTCGACACCGGGGTGGTCACCGATCTGGACGAGCCGACCCGCTCCCCCGACCCGTACCGCCTCCCCGGTACGTCCACGGTGTTGACGAACGAGGGCGACGGCTGTGCGGACGCCTCGCTGCGGGACGCGTTCACCTGGTCCTGCAACACGGTCTTCGCCAAGCTGGGCGTGGACGTGGGTGCCGCCGATCTGGCGGCCACGGCGGACGGCTTCGGCTTCAACGACGCGGGGCTGCGCATCCCCTTCTCGGTCGCGCGGAGCACCCTGGACCGGCACGTCGACAGGGCGCAGTTGGCGCTGTCCGCGATCGGCCAGTACAACACGCGGGCCACGCCGTTGCAGATGGCGCTGGTCGCGGCGGCGGTCGCCAACGGCGGTCAGGTGCCCACTCCTTACCTGGTGGAGCGGACAACCACCGCACATGGGACGACAGTTGCCACCGCGGGTGTACGGAGTCGGCTCCGGGCGATGAGTCCGTCGACGGCCGTACGGATGCGGGAGCTGATGCGGGACGTCGTGGAGCGGGGTACCGGCACGAACGCGGCGATCCCCGGGGCCGTGGTCGGCGGCAAG is a window of Streptomyces sp. B21-083 DNA encoding:
- a CDS encoding HAMP domain-containing sensor histidine kinase, with amino-acid sequence MRVALPGWAGTLAAKAALFITGMCCALAALLGVLVHVSVTHQTVDQARDRALSRLVEATAAYEAGDALRQHAGIDPEGLPKALRTLAAAGERGTMVTDHDGVPTMWAAGPADGGHALAVALDYSQSARTIEGLDRAILWSSGLAIGATLLVGAFAVTRVTRRLHATAQVARRISAGDLDARVGDARTQDPSRPPDEVAAVAAALDTMAASLQRKLLSEQRFTADVAHELRTPLTGLHAAAELLPPGRPTELVRDRVAALRTLTEDLLEISRLDTGKERLEVDTEALGALAERVVRVLRASGNSAQPGNSGSSGTPASDTEIVVVRDARVDTDRRRLERVLGNLVANAHRHGRTPVTLTIDGPVVTVRDHGDGYPDYVVEHGPQRFRTEGGATGHGLGLTIALGQAEVLGARLTFTNVPRSAGGGALATLTLAESQVFATNGPA
- a CDS encoding SH3 domain-containing protein, producing the protein MSPRTTLTLLGITAAATALSLGAVTPALASPADDDWGSSWNQNQQQQPPNNPNQNQNNPNNNDGGGQQQPSNSGWNQQNSNQQGGNGDWDQHNNTSSNAVLYKGIVTANGGLRLRSAPNRGSAIIRVVPKGAIVTIFCKVGGENVDGNSLWYLLTDGTWAWGAARYIDNIGAAPRFC
- a CDS encoding FtsW/RodA/SpoVE family cell cycle protein; the encoded protein is MTKPGTTVAAEYEESPKPWLSEPADPSDPAPRVPRRRGIELALIVVAVLLCVYGYCDVGLARNGTVPPGAAGYGAGLGVLALLAHVAVRRRAPCADPLLLPIGVLLNGLGLVLIHRLDLETPGPRAAPAQLVWSTVGVALFIVVVVLLRDHRVLQRYAYVCVAAALVLLTLPIFFPSVNGARIWIRIAGFSIQPGEFAKVLLAVFFAAYLAANRNALAYTGRQIWRLRRLQLPTGRVLGPIVSIWLISVGVLVLERDLGTSLLFFGLFVVLLYVATGRTGWIAVGLLLAALGAFAVGTLEPHVHSRVEDWLHPFATIEAGQGPNQLSQSLFAFAAGGMLGTGLGLGHSVLIGFAAKSDFILATAGEELGLAGLGAIVILYALLVERGYRAGLSLRDPFGRLLAVGLASIVALQVFVIAGGVSGLIPLTGMAMPFLAQGGSSVVTNWIIVALLIRISDSARRRHKDDDGRPTP
- a CDS encoding penicillin-binding transpeptidase domain-containing protein; amino-acid sequence: MTRCIKHAALFCALLLLALLVNVTRVQVVQAQRYDDNPANRRQVIARYGQPRGTILVGGRPVTGSIDTGEQLRYERTYKNGPLYAPVTGFASQVYGTTFLEHAEDGVLAGTDPLLSPFPLWNDVTRARNPGGKVVTTIDPAAQQAAFQGLAGHKGAVAAVEPSTGRILALVSAPSYDPAVLSGNRRSVERSWRRLNGDPDKPMLNRAARQTYPPGSTFKVVTAAAALDTGVVTDLDEPTRSPDPYRLPGTSTVLTNEGDGCADASLRDAFTWSCNTVFAKLGVDVGAADLAATADGFGFNDAGLRIPFSVARSTLDRHVDRAQLALSAIGQYNTRATPLQMALVAAAVANGGQVPTPYLVERTTTAHGTTVATAGVRSRLRAMSPSTAVRMRELMRDVVERGTGTNAAIPGAVVGGKTGTAQHGIGNSGTPYAWFVSWAQGGGDAEPTVAVAVVVEDASADRTDISGGGTAAPIARAVMEAVLGG